A single window of Magnetococcus marinus MC-1 DNA harbors:
- a CDS encoding diguanylate cyclase domain-containing protein produces MFLFKGSFLRLFKQNSAVRNLLLFCVVSFTAIPLLERFWVFPQFVQSVVEDIEHEAQYLGNLLAQPLVKSPLGIHKNQLPHSFLEQLTYFKKESRLEKVKVFNAQGVVVYSSDPQDLDQVNKNDYFATQVAKGKIFTKLVRRSFPSMEGRQLSKDVVETYVPIMKSERFFGAFELYYDVSWRLKQLEQVVRSSSLIMLAVMASLALLLIVLLLRATGQLSRDQQQLALLTARENLFTTIVTAIHDAVVVVNHRGEIVFWNPSASRIFGYSESEVLGQQVHQLLAPPRFREQAEQGFAQYQKSGKGRMVVGRTVELLGMGKGGHEVPIEISANHFSQNAQNWVVAVIRDISLRKQIEHTLQLSSSIMENSNEGILVIDAKGKIEMANPAMYQLTGYAIEELLGQSTTLFNSGRNDAMFFKQMWQALRKGGNWSGQIWSRHKSGEILPQWLSISGIENQQGERISYVAILTNMGQQMAAQDEMQQLSFYDVLCALPNQVLFKEQLLQGLREASRRAGELAVLMLDLDRFKQVNDSYGVEIGDRLLQEVAKRLRTLLRSEDTVARMGGDEFAIVLRQLSEAPEDVALVAQKIIDALSMPIAINPQWCQIGVSIGISIYPKHGEQAEELLTKANQAMQMAKQSGRNHYRFASVDQAKP; encoded by the coding sequence GTGTTCTTGTTCAAGGGTTCTTTCCTACGTCTGTTCAAGCAGAACAGTGCTGTTAGAAATTTGTTGCTGTTCTGTGTGGTCAGTTTTACCGCCATCCCATTATTAGAACGATTTTGGGTCTTCCCCCAATTTGTTCAGAGTGTGGTTGAGGATATTGAGCATGAGGCGCAATACTTAGGCAACCTCTTGGCCCAGCCGTTGGTCAAATCCCCCTTGGGTATCCACAAAAATCAGCTGCCGCACTCCTTTTTGGAGCAGCTTACATACTTTAAAAAAGAGTCGCGTTTAGAAAAGGTGAAAGTGTTCAATGCCCAAGGTGTTGTGGTCTATTCGAGCGATCCTCAAGATTTAGATCAGGTTAACAAAAACGACTACTTTGCCACTCAGGTTGCCAAGGGAAAAATCTTTACCAAGTTGGTGCGTCGTAGCTTTCCCAGTATGGAAGGGCGGCAGCTTAGTAAAGATGTGGTAGAGACCTATGTGCCAATCATGAAATCAGAACGATTTTTTGGGGCGTTTGAACTCTATTATGATGTTTCCTGGCGATTAAAGCAGTTGGAACAGGTGGTACGCAGCAGCTCCCTTATCATGCTCGCGGTGATGGCAAGCTTAGCTTTATTGTTGATCGTTCTGCTGTTGCGGGCCACCGGTCAGCTAAGTCGAGACCAGCAACAACTCGCCCTGCTTACGGCCCGTGAAAATTTGTTTACCACAATTGTGACAGCGATACATGATGCCGTGGTGGTGGTTAACCATCGGGGGGAGATTGTTTTTTGGAACCCATCGGCGAGCCGAATTTTTGGCTATAGCGAGAGCGAGGTGTTGGGTCAGCAGGTGCATCAACTATTGGCACCACCGCGCTTTCGTGAGCAGGCTGAGCAGGGCTTTGCCCAGTACCAAAAAAGCGGTAAAGGCCGGATGGTGGTAGGCCGCACGGTGGAGTTGTTGGGTATGGGTAAGGGGGGGCATGAGGTCCCTATAGAGATCTCCGCCAACCATTTTTCCCAGAATGCACAAAATTGGGTGGTGGCCGTTATTCGTGATATCTCTTTGCGCAAGCAGATTGAGCACACGTTGCAGCTAAGTTCAAGCATCATGGAAAATTCCAATGAGGGCATCTTGGTTATAGATGCCAAGGGTAAAATTGAAATGGCCAACCCGGCCATGTACCAGCTTACCGGGTATGCCATCGAGGAATTATTGGGGCAGTCTACCACCCTTTTTAATTCTGGTCGAAATGATGCTATGTTTTTCAAACAGATGTGGCAAGCCTTGCGCAAGGGGGGGAACTGGAGCGGGCAAATATGGAGTCGCCATAAAAGTGGGGAGATCCTTCCGCAGTGGTTAAGTATCAGCGGTATTGAGAACCAACAAGGAGAACGCATCAGCTATGTTGCCATCTTGACAAATATGGGTCAGCAAATGGCGGCGCAAGATGAGATGCAACAACTAAGTTTTTATGATGTCTTGTGCGCGTTGCCTAACCAGGTATTGTTTAAGGAGCAGTTGCTACAAGGCTTGCGTGAAGCCAGTCGACGGGCGGGTGAGTTGGCGGTGTTAATGTTGGATCTGGATCGCTTTAAACAAGTCAATGACAGCTATGGTGTGGAGATTGGGGATCGACTCTTACAAGAGGTCGCCAAACGGCTACGCACATTATTGCGCAGTGAGGATACCGTCGCGAGGATGGGGGGCGATGAATTTGCGATTGTGCTGCGGCAGTTGTCCGAAGCGCCGGAGGATGTGGCGCTGGTGGCACAAAAAATTATTGACGCTTTGAGCATGCCCATTGCCATCAATCCCCAGTGGTGTCAAATAGGGGTTAGTATAGGCATCAGCATCTATCCCAAACATGGCGAGCAGGCTGAAGAGCTGCTCACCAAGGCGAACCAAGCCATGCAGATGGCGAAACAGAGCGGACGCAACCATTACCGCTTTGCCTCCGTCGATCAAGCCAAGCCATAG
- the gspG gene encoding type II secretion system major pseudopilin GspG has product MKPPLPHTKRWRIIMVELLVVLSLGGFIWFFFGGQLIEQLRGGQTEVAQNRMKILEEALLQYGRDVGDYPSQNEGLDALIESPRGAPQWQGPYTSPPALLDPWNRSFYYVYPGHHGVFDLYSLGRDNKKGGVLVNRDVQNWP; this is encoded by the coding sequence ATGAAACCGCCACTTCCTCACACCAAACGCTGGCGTATCATTATGGTCGAACTGCTGGTGGTTCTATCGCTGGGTGGTTTTATCTGGTTTTTCTTCGGCGGGCAATTGATAGAGCAGCTACGTGGGGGTCAGACTGAGGTTGCCCAAAACCGCATGAAAATTCTGGAAGAAGCTTTACTCCAGTATGGCCGAGATGTGGGTGACTACCCCAGCCAAAATGAAGGTCTGGATGCCTTAATCGAATCCCCACGGGGCGCGCCACAATGGCAGGGTCCCTATACATCACCCCCTGCACTCTTAGATCCATGGAACCGCTCCTTTTATTACGTCTATCCGGGTCACCACGGTGTGTTTGATCTCTACTCCTTGGGACGAGACAATAAAAAAGGTGGCGTATTGGTCAACCGTGATGTGCAAAATTGGCCGTAA
- a CDS encoding diguanylate cyclase, producing the protein MNHGKRPSGEGERPTIMIVDDEKINIDVLTSLLKADYRIIAAKTGAQAQNRLQKGLLPDLILLDISMPELDGYEVCRQLKEDPRSRDVPVIFITSRHGDDDEVQGFEVGAVDYIRKPFHPLVVRSRIKTHIDLKRHGDMLKQLAIMDGLTGIANRRRFDQFVDYEWSRSLRYQHNFSLIMLDIDYFKRFNDCYGHAQGDQCLKQVAYAISQAMPRPMDLAARYGGEEFACVLPETSREGAVTVANRVLQGVQELRIAHAHSNVANHVTVSVGIASMVPRSEDIPTTLLARADQALYHAKNSGRNQLHYLE; encoded by the coding sequence TTGAATCACGGTAAACGCCCTTCGGGCGAAGGAGAGCGGCCAACTATTATGATTGTGGATGATGAGAAGATCAACATTGATGTTCTCACTTCACTCTTAAAGGCCGACTATCGCATCATTGCTGCAAAAACTGGTGCCCAAGCGCAGAATCGGTTACAGAAGGGCTTATTGCCGGATCTGATTCTGCTGGATATTAGCATGCCCGAACTGGATGGCTATGAGGTGTGTCGTCAGTTAAAGGAAGATCCTCGCTCCCGCGATGTGCCGGTTATCTTTATCACCAGCAGACATGGGGATGACGATGAGGTACAGGGGTTTGAGGTCGGTGCGGTGGATTATATCCGCAAGCCTTTTCATCCACTGGTGGTGCGTTCCCGTATCAAGACCCATATTGATCTAAAACGCCATGGTGACATGCTTAAGCAACTGGCCATTATGGATGGTCTAACCGGTATTGCCAACCGTCGCCGTTTTGATCAATTTGTGGATTATGAGTGGTCCCGTTCGCTGCGTTATCAGCACAATTTTTCATTAATCATGCTCGACATCGACTATTTTAAACGGTTTAACGACTGCTATGGGCACGCTCAAGGGGATCAATGCCTCAAACAGGTAGCGTACGCTATCTCTCAAGCCATGCCCAGACCTATGGATCTGGCAGCCCGTTATGGGGGTGAAGAGTTTGCCTGTGTGTTGCCTGAAACCAGCCGCGAGGGGGCTGTGACCGTTGCCAATCGGGTGCTGCAAGGGGTGCAGGAGTTGCGGATCGCCCATGCTCACTCCAACGTGGCCAACCATGTCACGGTGAGTGTCGGTATCGCCTCTATGGTGCCCCGTAGCGAAGATATACCCACGACACTCTTGGCCCGCGCGGATCAAGCCCTCTATCACGCCAAAAATAGCGGGCGTAACCAATTGCACTATCTGGAATAG
- a CDS encoding HD-GYP domain-containing protein, which produces MSDPHTPHRTYQSISGDVEKQLLDQLAELSEGSRLTPISEQSEEAWCNETVQAFELMAATEREMALLLADVQAGEPVSTEPLDLSIAKLNVSLATDPEALLSLSLLRTFDGEGFDHTINVSVYMMALGRGLELPDQQVILLGKGGLLHDVGKVRLPQSLINKTTPLDLNDLRFIKDHVRLTLDSLSRMEALPPEIMRLVAEHHERLDGSGYPSGLKGDQISPYGRIAAICDCFDAMTSKRSYRRAKTGKQVLRELVQEGRERGTLDVKMVELFIRVVGIYPVGSLVRLADGHLGVVMRNNPRDLLHPTIKLVAKGENNLIMTPQRLDLARHRDDEKLRIVGTESPAATRIDPLAFLPAAHLFVPNKTGYGLA; this is translated from the coding sequence ATGTCTGATCCTCACACACCCCACCGCACTTACCAATCCATTAGTGGCGATGTGGAAAAACAGCTCTTGGATCAACTGGCTGAACTCTCCGAGGGATCCCGATTAACCCCAATCAGTGAGCAATCTGAAGAAGCTTGGTGCAATGAAACCGTGCAAGCCTTTGAGCTCATGGCCGCCACGGAGCGCGAAATGGCTCTGCTGCTGGCTGATGTACAAGCCGGTGAGCCCGTCTCAACAGAGCCCTTGGACCTCTCAATCGCTAAACTCAATGTCTCGCTGGCCACCGATCCCGAGGCCCTATTAAGCCTCTCACTGCTGCGTACCTTTGATGGCGAAGGGTTTGACCACACCATTAACGTCTCTGTCTACATGATGGCGTTGGGGCGTGGACTGGAGCTGCCCGATCAACAGGTGATCCTCTTAGGCAAGGGCGGACTGCTGCACGATGTCGGCAAAGTGCGCCTTCCTCAATCCCTGATCAATAAAACCACCCCCTTGGATTTAAACGATCTTCGTTTTATCAAGGATCATGTCAGATTAACGCTGGACAGCCTCTCTCGTATGGAGGCTTTGCCACCAGAGATTATGCGCCTCGTTGCGGAACACCATGAGCGGCTGGATGGCAGTGGCTATCCCTCAGGCTTGAAGGGCGACCAAATTAGTCCCTATGGGCGCATAGCCGCCATCTGTGACTGTTTTGATGCCATGACCTCCAAACGTAGCTATCGTCGTGCCAAAACGGGTAAGCAGGTGCTGCGGGAGTTGGTGCAAGAGGGACGCGAACGAGGCACCTTGGATGTTAAAATGGTGGAGCTTTTTATCCGCGTGGTGGGCATCTATCCCGTTGGTAGCTTGGTGCGTCTGGCCGATGGCCATCTTGGGGTGGTGATGCGCAACAATCCCCGTGACCTGTTACACCCGACCATTAAGTTGGTCGCCAAAGGCGAAAACAACCTCATCATGACCCCGCAGCGGTTGGATTTGGCCCGTCACCGTGACGACGAAAAATTACGCATTGTCGGTACCGAATCCCCGGCCGCAACCCGTATTGATCCCTTGGCCTTTTTACCGGCAGCCCATCTTTTCGTACCTAATAAAACCGGCTATGGCTTGGCTTGA